In uncultured Methanobrevibacter sp., the genomic window TTTCCGGAAATTTACGAATCCAACGAATTGTTCTTTATCGTATTCTTTTTGATAGGTGCAATATTGTTTATCTGGGCACTTCGAGGCACACGAGGTCTTGACAGAAACATTGAAAATCTGTTTGAAGACAGCAATAAAAAAGAGATCTTGTACGTATTTTTAATCAACTTACTGTTTGCATCACTATTCATGCTTCTGATATCCACAGCAGACATAATAAGCGGATTCAATGATCCGAACTGGATATCAATGTGGGACATTGAAACCATAAATGTCGATGCAGGCGTAATTATCCTTGAAGCCATCGGATCTATAATTTTTGCACCGATTGTGGAGGAACTTGTATTTAGAGGAGTCCTATTCAATAGGCTTAAAATCAGAACAGGAATCATACCTGCAATGCTAATCTCATCATTTCTCTTTGCAATCGGACATGACTTCGGAGGAATGACAAGCGCATTCCTGTTTGGAATCT contains:
- a CDS encoding CPBP family intramembrane glutamic endopeptidase translates to MDKSVTDFNVRLRTIQIRDLIVGIIITVILSGIAVAIFPEIYESNELFFIVFFLIGAILFIWALRGTRGLDRNIENLFEDSNKKEILYVFLINLLFASLFMLLISTADIISGFNDPNWISMWDIETINVDAGVIILEAIGSIIFAPIVEELVFRGVLFNRLKIRTGIIPAMLISSFLFAIGHDFGGMTSAFLFGICMCILYLKTDNILIPMSVHFINNLVATILETTQIDIFLAQFPLVIPSLIISIIGSVLLIIYIIKEAKKLKNEYI